From a single Chitinophaga sp. Cy-1792 genomic region:
- the gcvT gene encoding glycine cleavage system aminomethyltransferase GcvT, whose translation MKNTPFTEKHIALGAKMAAFAGYNMPISYTGINDEHQAVRTNAGVFDVSHMGEFILKGENALDLIQRVTSNDASKLTAGKAQYSCLPNDEGGIVDDLLVYCIEPDNVYMLVVNASNIEKDWNRISQFNTKNVEMHNISDKTALLAIQGPNATSMLQPLTEVDLVNLKYYTFAKGEFAGVPNVIISATGYTGAGGIEIYFEDKDGAADKIWNALFEVGGPKGLKPIGLGARDTLRLEMGFCLYGNDIDDRTSPMEAGLGWITKFTKDFPSRAIFEAQKANGVEQKLVGFEMVDKGIPRHDYEIKDAAGNVIGRVTSGTQSPSMQKAIGLGYVKTPFAGLDSDIYIAVRDKSLKAKVVKVPFLG comes from the coding sequence ATGAAAAACACGCCTTTTACAGAAAAGCACATTGCGTTGGGTGCTAAAATGGCTGCATTCGCAGGTTACAACATGCCAATATCATACACAGGTATTAACGACGAACATCAGGCTGTCCGCACCAATGCCGGTGTGTTTGATGTGAGTCACATGGGCGAGTTTATTTTAAAAGGAGAAAATGCGTTGGACCTGATCCAGCGTGTTACCAGCAATGATGCCTCCAAACTGACAGCGGGTAAAGCGCAGTACAGCTGCCTGCCTAACGATGAAGGTGGTATTGTGGACGACTTACTGGTATACTGCATTGAGCCAGACAATGTGTATATGCTGGTAGTAAATGCAAGCAATATCGAAAAAGACTGGAACAGAATCAGCCAGTTCAACACCAAAAACGTTGAGATGCACAACATCTCCGACAAAACTGCGCTGCTGGCGATCCAGGGCCCTAATGCTACCAGCATGCTCCAGCCACTGACGGAAGTAGACCTGGTAAACCTGAAATACTACACTTTCGCTAAAGGCGAATTTGCAGGTGTTCCAAACGTAATTATCAGCGCTACCGGCTATACCGGCGCTGGTGGTATCGAAATCTATTTTGAAGACAAAGATGGCGCTGCAGATAAAATCTGGAATGCACTCTTTGAAGTAGGTGGACCTAAAGGCCTGAAACCTATTGGTTTAGGTGCCCGTGATACCCTGCGTCTGGAAATGGGCTTCTGCCTCTATGGTAATGATATCGACGACCGTACCTCTCCAATGGAAGCTGGTCTGGGATGGATTACCAAATTTACCAAAGACTTCCCTTCCCGTGCTATCTTTGAAGCACAGAAAGCAAATGGCGTTGAACAGAAACTGGTAGGTTTTGAAATGGTGGACAAGGGTATTCCCCGTCACGATTACGAAATCAAAGATGCAGCAGGTAATGTTATCGGTCGTGTAACTTCCGGTACACAGTCTCCTTCTATGCAGAAAGCCATTGGCCTGGGTTATGTAAAAACTCCTTTTGCAGGCCTGGACAGCGATATCTACATTGCCGTTAGAGATAAATCCCTGAAGGCAAAAGTGGTAAAAGTGCCTTTTCTGGGATAA
- a CDS encoding SRPBCC family protein yields the protein MPTIHLTTVIHAPRERVFDLSRSITLHKKSMEHTREEPIKGKTSGLISLGESVTWQARHLGKLRQLTTKITQMSAIEHFCDEMTEGDFTSMKHDHFFKEIENGTVMIDLMEFGTPYGWLGRMVERFYLLQYMTKLLSLRNDTIKEYAETDKWRVILD from the coding sequence ATGCCCACTATTCATCTGACAACCGTGATCCATGCCCCACGGGAAAGGGTTTTTGACCTGAGCCGTAGCATTACACTCCATAAAAAAAGTATGGAGCATACCAGAGAGGAGCCAATTAAAGGCAAAACCAGTGGTTTGATTTCCTTGGGGGAATCAGTCACCTGGCAGGCCCGCCATCTGGGAAAACTCAGGCAACTGACAACTAAAATTACCCAGATGTCTGCCATAGAACATTTTTGTGATGAGATGACGGAAGGGGATTTTACCTCCATGAAGCATGATCACTTTTTTAAAGAGATAGAGAATGGTACTGTGATGATAGATCTGATGGAATTTGGTACCCCTTATGGCTGGTTAGGCCGTATGGTAGAGCGATTTTATCTGCTGCAATACATGACGAAGCTCCTGAGTCTTCGCAACGATACAATTAAGGAATATGCGGAAACAGACAAGTGGAGAGTGATCCTTGATTAA
- a CDS encoding 2-phosphosulfolactate phosphatase, translated as MTESNKPSLEVCLSPALLHLYDVKNSIVVIIDVLRATSTICTALYNGAAKVIPVASVEECVNIGRAIGGITAGERDGKVAEGLVHGNSPFEYPRDFIEGKTLVLTTTNGTKLLHMAKDAIQIVTGSFPNITAVCDYLISQGQNVILGCAAWKDRVNLEDTLFAGAVVSRIKSHFDINCDSAIAAETLYNAAQGDIYTFMKQASHYKRLSKYNLEKDIEYCLTADGANVLPLFKNGELVAEPIV; from the coding sequence ATGACAGAAAGCAACAAACCCAGCCTGGAAGTATGTTTATCTCCGGCTCTACTGCATCTTTATGATGTAAAAAACAGCATTGTAGTAATTATTGACGTACTGCGTGCTACCTCTACGATCTGTACTGCTTTGTACAATGGCGCCGCGAAGGTTATCCCGGTGGCCTCTGTAGAAGAATGTGTCAACATCGGACGCGCCATTGGCGGCATCACTGCCGGCGAACGCGATGGAAAAGTGGCGGAAGGCCTGGTACATGGCAACTCCCCTTTTGAATACCCCAGAGATTTTATTGAAGGTAAAACATTGGTACTCACCACTACCAATGGTACAAAATTGCTGCACATGGCAAAAGATGCCATCCAGATAGTGACCGGCTCCTTCCCGAATATCACCGCAGTATGCGACTACCTCATATCCCAGGGACAAAACGTAATCCTTGGCTGCGCCGCCTGGAAAGACAGGGTAAACCTCGAAGATACCCTCTTCGCCGGTGCTGTGGTTAGCCGTATTAAATCCCATTTTGACATCAACTGTGACTCCGCGATTGCTGCAGAAACCCTGTACAACGCTGCTCAAGGGGATATCTATACCTTTATGAAGCAGGCCTCACACTACAAACGCCTGTCTAAATACAACCTGGAAAAAGATATTGAATATTGCCTGACTGCCGACGGTGCGAACGTATTGCCGTTGTTTAAGAACGGAGAACTGGTGGCAGAACCCATCGTTTAA
- a CDS encoding DEAD/DEAH box helicase — protein sequence MSLPHLLKYVYNNGTDEVIRRGKRIFSTGGVELIEADPVLKSATFRVKSDTHANFYRVSINKYGDTSGMSIRCQCPYNLGDICRHEAAALFQLQEMLDKNQFESFDTQFDQQHTLIKMKSIDLKTIKLLTSGGIFANAEKLAKEHPAKIISAKDEKVEAVIKVGKEEFPLIIQRNEERFFDTHCTCDETEHALCVHKTALFLQLLQKHGPFYFDTLRNWDKEKNKLLSLYGYSLSDDLEGKFTFTYTDGKPFLRVLDPSIKRVDGTTIGRQQAPAPAPADETITATQRLATVFNANETLYPYFRLDLVSGEVNDEQTAFVSLASKLDLSKYVDFYQFKEKDRELIAPVRKLQNAEVSKFLSKNSPFAGIWENITHENAEELPTETKELMLEYLHPKLAKLFPQMAEQGLIFLLPNRQAFKTKSLVPVQLGAERLRLIIKTRTTASNVEIECYVSIEGEEVNVSRNEWESPLLFLHQNVVYMFENPQDSLHVELFRQNNKLKIPTKEWPVYLKDYLLPMSRQYDIQFDTGLLAEVHDIKPEARVYLKEMGETFIIQPGFAYRGQEVEWNDESKITVQEGNKVIVIHRNKEAEDEFVAKLRTLHTNFAQIDNNNYFYLRAKEALKNNWFFLFFDALKEMDVRVFGFDNLRNFKFSSHKPVTNLQISSGIDWFDAQIEVLYGDQRVSIKDIKSALANKQNYVQLADGSLGLLPEEWLRKYSLLFKVGEEKDKGLKLSKYNFSVIDELYEFIDDEAVVIELEQKRKKLLQFDEIRNIALPENLHAKLRPYQESGFQWLNYLDEIKWGGILADDMGLGKTIQALTFIQYYKNKHGHCTTLVVCPTTLIYNWENEIRKFTPEITHHIHHGPTRLKTAEELGQFDIIITTYGTLRSDVQLLMKLEFDYVVLDESQAIKNPQSKVTKAAQLLHTKNRLALSGTPMQNNTFDIYAQMNFLNPGMLGSVDFFRNEFATPIDKFQDEERKEHLRKLIYPFILRRTKEQVAKELPEKIETVIFCEMDAEQRHIYDAYRNSYRSKILGVIEDQGMERSQLTILQGLMKLRQICDSPAILNDTEQYPNHSVKLHELTREIAENIGNHKVLVFSQFLGMLGLIKERLQHLKIPFEYFDGSTSTMDREKAIQNFQGNDECRVFLISLKAGGVGLNLTAADYVYIVDPWWNPAVEQQAIDRTHRIGQTKNIFAYRMICKDTVEEKILQLQERKKSLVKEIIADDNGFVKKLTKEDVLYLFS from the coding sequence ATGTCGCTACCCCATTTGCTCAAATATGTTTATAACAACGGCACTGATGAAGTGATCCGCAGGGGGAAGCGTATATTTTCTACCGGTGGTGTCGAATTAATTGAGGCAGACCCGGTATTAAAATCAGCTACCTTCCGCGTGAAGAGCGACACTCATGCCAATTTTTACCGTGTATCTATCAATAAATATGGTGATACATCAGGTATGTCCATCCGCTGCCAATGTCCTTATAACCTTGGAGACATTTGTCGTCACGAGGCAGCCGCCCTTTTCCAACTCCAGGAAATGCTGGACAAAAATCAGTTCGAAAGCTTCGATACACAGTTCGATCAGCAGCATACGCTGATCAAAATGAAGTCGATCGACCTCAAAACCATTAAACTGCTTACCTCTGGCGGTATATTCGCCAACGCAGAAAAGCTGGCTAAAGAACATCCCGCAAAAATCATCTCCGCAAAAGATGAAAAAGTGGAAGCTGTTATCAAGGTAGGCAAAGAGGAATTTCCTTTAATCATCCAACGCAATGAAGAACGGTTCTTCGATACGCATTGTACCTGTGATGAAACGGAACATGCCCTCTGTGTTCATAAAACCGCCCTGTTCCTGCAGCTGCTGCAAAAACACGGGCCGTTCTACTTCGATACACTCCGTAACTGGGATAAAGAGAAAAATAAGCTCCTCTCCCTCTACGGCTACTCCCTCAGCGATGACCTGGAAGGTAAATTTACCTTTACCTATACCGATGGGAAACCTTTCCTGCGCGTATTAGACCCAAGCATCAAAAGAGTAGATGGCACCACCATCGGCAGACAGCAGGCTCCGGCCCCCGCCCCCGCTGATGAAACTATCACCGCAACACAGCGTCTGGCAACGGTTTTCAATGCCAACGAAACATTATATCCTTACTTCCGCCTGGACCTCGTTTCCGGTGAGGTAAACGATGAGCAAACCGCCTTCGTTTCCCTCGCCAGCAAACTGGACTTATCCAAATATGTGGATTTCTACCAGTTCAAGGAAAAAGACAGGGAACTGATCGCACCCGTGCGTAAGCTCCAGAACGCAGAAGTAAGCAAATTCCTCAGCAAAAATTCTCCTTTTGCCGGTATATGGGAAAATATTACCCACGAAAATGCAGAAGAACTGCCCACCGAAACAAAAGAATTAATGCTGGAATATCTCCACCCTAAACTGGCCAAACTGTTTCCGCAAATGGCCGAACAGGGACTGATATTCCTCTTGCCAAACAGACAGGCATTCAAGACTAAAAGCCTTGTCCCTGTTCAGTTAGGCGCCGAACGCCTTCGCCTGATCATCAAAACACGTACTACTGCTTCCAACGTGGAAATAGAATGCTACGTGTCCATAGAAGGGGAAGAAGTCAACGTTTCCCGCAATGAATGGGAAAGTCCGTTGCTGTTCCTGCACCAGAACGTAGTATATATGTTCGAAAATCCGCAGGACTCCTTACATGTTGAGTTATTCCGTCAGAATAATAAACTGAAAATTCCTACGAAGGAATGGCCGGTATATCTTAAAGATTACCTGCTGCCAATGAGCCGCCAGTACGATATCCAATTCGATACCGGCCTCCTGGCGGAAGTGCACGACATCAAACCCGAAGCACGTGTTTACCTGAAAGAAATGGGTGAAACCTTCATTATCCAGCCTGGATTCGCCTACCGCGGACAGGAAGTAGAATGGAATGATGAAAGTAAAATCACCGTTCAGGAAGGCAATAAGGTAATCGTTATCCACCGCAACAAGGAAGCAGAAGACGAGTTTGTAGCCAAACTCCGTACGCTGCATACCAACTTTGCACAGATAGATAATAACAACTATTTCTACCTGCGCGCCAAAGAAGCACTGAAAAACAACTGGTTCTTCCTTTTCTTCGACGCACTGAAAGAAATGGATGTCAGGGTATTCGGCTTCGATAACCTGCGGAATTTCAAATTCAGTTCCCATAAGCCGGTAACCAATCTGCAGATCAGCTCCGGCATCGACTGGTTTGATGCTCAGATTGAAGTATTGTATGGCGATCAGCGTGTATCTATCAAGGATATTAAATCTGCACTCGCCAATAAACAAAACTATGTGCAGCTGGCCGATGGCAGCCTGGGGCTGCTGCCGGAAGAATGGCTCCGCAAATATTCCCTGCTCTTCAAAGTTGGGGAAGAAAAGGATAAAGGTCTTAAACTCAGTAAATATAACTTCTCCGTTATCGATGAACTCTATGAGTTTATTGATGATGAAGCGGTAGTAATTGAACTGGAACAGAAACGTAAAAAGCTGTTGCAGTTTGATGAGATACGGAACATCGCATTGCCGGAAAACCTGCATGCAAAACTGCGTCCTTACCAGGAAAGCGGCTTCCAGTGGCTCAACTACCTCGACGAGATCAAATGGGGCGGTATCCTGGCTGATGACATGGGTCTTGGTAAAACCATCCAGGCACTCACCTTCATCCAGTATTACAAAAATAAACACGGCCATTGTACCACACTGGTAGTGTGCCCTACCACCCTGATTTATAACTGGGAAAATGAGATCAGGAAGTTCACACCGGAAATAACACATCATATTCACCACGGTCCTACCCGACTCAAAACCGCGGAAGAACTGGGTCAATTTGATATTATCATTACCACCTACGGTACTTTGCGCAGTGATGTGCAGCTGCTGATGAAACTTGAATTCGATTATGTTGTACTCGATGAGTCGCAGGCAATCAAGAACCCGCAGTCTAAAGTTACCAAAGCCGCACAGCTGTTACATACCAAAAACAGGCTGGCGCTGAGTGGTACCCCGATGCAGAACAATACCTTCGACATCTATGCACAGATGAACTTCCTGAACCCGGGTATGCTGGGTAGTGTAGACTTCTTCCGTAACGAGTTTGCAACGCCTATCGATAAATTCCAGGATGAGGAAAGAAAAGAACATCTGCGTAAGCTGATATATCCGTTTATTCTTCGCCGTACCAAAGAACAGGTGGCGAAAGAATTACCGGAAAAAATTGAAACAGTTATTTTCTGTGAGATGGACGCGGAACAACGCCATATCTATGATGCGTACCGTAACAGCTATCGTTCTAAAATCCTTGGTGTTATTGAAGATCAGGGTATGGAACGTTCACAGCTGACCATCCTGCAAGGTTTGATGAAACTGCGTCAGATCTGTGATAGCCCGGCTATCCTGAATGATACCGAGCAGTATCCAAACCATTCTGTAAAACTGCATGAGCTTACCCGCGAAATCGCTGAAAATATCGGTAACCACAAGGTGCTGGTATTCTCTCAGTTCCTGGGTATGCTGGGGCTCATCAAAGAGCGCCTGCAACATCTGAAAATTCCTTTCGAATATTTTGATGGTAGCACGTCTACAATGGACCGTGAAAAAGCCATTCAGAATTTCCAGGGAAATGATGAGTGCCGTGTATTCCTGATTTCACTGAAAGCTGGTGGTGTGGGTCTTAACCTTACCGCGGCGGATTACGTATACATCGTAGATCCATGGTGGAACCCGGCGGTAGAACAGCAGGCCATTGACCGTACGCACCGTATCGGACAAACGAAAAATATCTTCGCTTATCGTATGATCTGTAAAGATACCGTAGAGGAAAAAATCCTGCAGTTACAGGAAAGAAAGAAATCGCTGGTGAAAGAAATCATTGCTGATGATAACGGCTTCGTGAAGAAACTCACTAAAGAAGACGTGCTGTATCTCTTCAGCTAA
- a CDS encoding metalloprotease family protein, producing the protein MYFLRGIIISIVTFPGVVIHELAHQLFCRLFGVAVYKVTYFQLANPIGFVHHEIPKKSIHSLFISIGPFFLNSILGMVIAFPAVIPVAHIGHLTFTDYFLLYLGISISMHAFPSIGDANNIWAIVRHGPNTPMWLKVLSFPIVCIIYVGALGSIVWLDLLYGAAVSIWLPMAILSAMV; encoded by the coding sequence ATGTACTTTCTCCGGGGCATAATCATCTCTATTGTAACATTTCCGGGTGTGGTGATACATGAACTGGCACACCAGTTATTCTGTCGTTTATTTGGTGTAGCGGTATACAAAGTAACCTATTTCCAGTTGGCGAATCCTATTGGATTTGTACACCATGAAATACCAAAAAAATCTATCCACAGTTTGTTTATCAGCATAGGCCCGTTTTTCCTGAACAGCATACTCGGTATGGTGATTGCCTTTCCGGCAGTTATACCTGTTGCGCATATCGGTCATCTGACCTTTACTGATTACTTTCTGTTATACCTGGGTATAAGCATTTCCATGCATGCATTTCCATCTATCGGAGACGCTAATAATATCTGGGCAATTGTACGGCACGGGCCCAATACTCCAATGTGGCTGAAAGTACTGTCTTTCCCTATTGTATGCATTATATATGTGGGAGCACTAGGTTCTATTGTCTGGCTGGATCTGCTCTACGGCGCTGCCGTATCTATCTGGTTACCAATGGCTATATTGAGCGCTATGGTATAA
- a CDS encoding lipopolysaccharide assembly protein LapB → MNVNPESVDQPNEEPVTTPVSEQSPWTRYCENCRSPEAEKGYVTPLCVACRKAFSRYPIHKHIKGAAILVGIIIVYSLWLVPERLQTYFNYERAKKLMTEHRFHSARALLEPLMEQYNDNMKLRVAYMEAAFRDGDYDAADSIHDLIANSSFEDENVLADVDRIISEKGFLYIHDDCVKLLEANTDNAKMELHLLDSMVKVHPDAVGLKTTQAYYYNYVGNIETCDSIFLQLLKEYPGSVDIRRKYAERLDEREKYQAADSLFSLILQSYPEDQEALTYVQANYARKSNAYVDSITSQH, encoded by the coding sequence ATGAACGTTAATCCGGAATCAGTAGACCAGCCAAATGAAGAGCCGGTCACTACTCCAGTTTCTGAACAATCTCCCTGGACGCGCTATTGCGAAAACTGTCGTAGCCCTGAGGCTGAAAAAGGGTATGTAACCCCACTATGCGTAGCATGCAGGAAAGCATTCAGCCGATATCCAATCCATAAACATATTAAAGGAGCCGCTATTCTCGTCGGCATCATTATCGTTTATTCGTTGTGGCTAGTGCCAGAACGCCTACAAACTTATTTCAACTATGAGAGAGCGAAAAAGCTGATGACAGAACATCGCTTTCATTCGGCCAGGGCACTTCTGGAACCATTGATGGAACAGTACAACGACAACATGAAACTTCGTGTAGCCTACATGGAAGCAGCATTCAGGGATGGCGACTATGATGCAGCAGATAGCATTCACGACCTGATTGCCAATAGTTCTTTTGAAGATGAAAATGTACTCGCAGATGTGGATCGCATTATTAGTGAAAAAGGGTTTCTGTACATCCATGATGATTGTGTAAAACTGCTGGAAGCCAATACTGACAATGCCAAAATGGAACTACATCTTTTAGATTCAATGGTTAAAGTACATCCTGACGCTGTTGGATTAAAAACCACCCAGGCATATTATTATAACTATGTCGGCAATATTGAAACCTGTGATTCTATTTTTCTTCAGCTGTTAAAAGAATATCCCGGAAGCGTGGATATTCGTCGAAAGTATGCAGAAAGGCTGGATGAACGGGAGAAATATCAAGCTGCTGACTCCCTGTTTTCCCTTATCCTGCAAAGCTACCCTGAAGACCAGGAAGCATTGACATATGTACAAGCAAATTATGCCCGTAAGAGTAACGCGTACGTGGATTCTATTACTTCTCAACATTAA
- a CDS encoding potassium-transporting ATPase subunit F: MTALFVLSILVFLYMVYVLLKPEKF; encoded by the coding sequence ATGACCGCACTTTTCGTCTTATCCATCCTGGTATTCCTATACATGGTGTATGTATTACTGAAACCGGAAAAATTCTAA
- the kdpA gene encoding potassium-transporting ATPase subunit KdpA, producing MNTEILGVIATYGLTLLLAWPLARYIVKVFRGDRVWSDFMSPIERLFFKFSGIDPKEEMDWKQHMKALLTINLVWLVYAFFALMFQHKLPLNPDGNPGQSPDLAWNTAISFVVNCNLQHYSGETGVTYFTQLFVLAFLQFVSAATGIAALIVVFKAFKEKSVTKLGNFWDIFLKTITRILLPLSILIAVILIFNGTPASFAGKDTVVSMQGDTVNVSRGPAAGFIAIKHLGTNGGGWFGANSAHPFENPNYIGFITEMVAQVVIPIAMVFALGMFIQRRKFAYVMFGIMTIGMIMLLIPTMQAEMGGNPVLAHMGILQPTGSMEGKEVRFGPAGTAYWSTVTTIISTGSICGFHDSMMPVSGLMQLLGMMLNCLYGGCGVGILNYYIYVIIAVFISGLMVGRTPEFMGHKLEAREVKIAAIITLLSPFLILAFTAFSSYILVHHPDVNWAVKPGAWLNNTGYHGFSEMLYEYTSANANNGSGFEGLGDGNVFWNVSTGFVLILGRFLPIIGPVAIAGIMAAKKYVPESAGTLKTDSLTFGAMTFAVIVILTALSYFPALALGPIAEYFSVYK from the coding sequence ATGAATACAGAAATTCTGGGCGTTATCGCCACCTATGGACTAACACTGCTACTAGCCTGGCCACTTGCGAGATATATTGTAAAAGTATTCAGAGGTGATAGGGTTTGGTCCGATTTTATGTCGCCGATTGAGCGCCTCTTCTTCAAGTTTTCCGGCATCGATCCTAAAGAGGAAATGGACTGGAAACAACACATGAAAGCATTGCTGACGATCAACCTGGTGTGGTTGGTGTATGCATTTTTTGCATTGATGTTTCAGCATAAGTTGCCACTCAACCCTGACGGAAACCCTGGCCAGTCGCCAGATCTGGCATGGAATACTGCTATCAGCTTCGTAGTGAACTGTAACCTCCAGCACTATTCCGGAGAAACGGGTGTAACCTACTTCACACAGTTATTTGTATTGGCATTCCTGCAATTTGTAAGTGCTGCCACCGGTATTGCTGCGTTGATAGTCGTATTCAAGGCATTTAAAGAGAAATCTGTTACCAAACTGGGTAACTTCTGGGATATCTTCCTGAAAACAATCACCCGCATTTTACTGCCACTTAGTATACTCATTGCCGTTATCCTCATCTTCAATGGTACACCTGCCAGTTTCGCCGGAAAAGATACTGTTGTTTCGATGCAGGGCGACACCGTGAACGTTTCCCGTGGTCCTGCTGCCGGCTTTATCGCTATCAAGCACCTGGGTACCAATGGTGGCGGATGGTTCGGCGCCAACTCTGCACATCCGTTCGAAAACCCTAACTACATTGGGTTTATCACCGAAATGGTGGCGCAGGTAGTGATCCCTATCGCGATGGTATTTGCGCTGGGTATGTTTATCCAACGCAGGAAATTCGCGTATGTCATGTTTGGTATTATGACCATAGGCATGATTATGTTACTGATACCTACTATGCAGGCGGAGATGGGAGGTAATCCGGTACTCGCGCATATGGGTATACTACAGCCAACGGGCTCCATGGAGGGCAAGGAAGTCCGCTTCGGCCCTGCCGGCACAGCATATTGGAGTACTGTGACGACGATTATCTCTACCGGGTCTATCTGTGGTTTCCATGATAGTATGATGCCGGTTTCCGGCCTGATGCAGCTGCTGGGTATGATGCTCAACTGCCTGTACGGCGGATGTGGTGTAGGTATCCTGAACTACTATATCTACGTGATCATCGCAGTATTTATTTCTGGTCTGATGGTGGGGCGTACGCCTGAATTCATGGGCCATAAGCTCGAAGCCCGGGAAGTGAAGATCGCTGCTATTATTACGCTGCTGTCGCCATTCCTGATCCTGGCCTTTACTGCTTTTTCTTCTTACATACTGGTACATCATCCGGATGTAAACTGGGCGGTAAAACCGGGGGCATGGCTTAATAATACTGGTTATCACGGCTTCTCTGAAATGCTGTACGAGTATACTTCTGCCAATGCCAACAATGGTTCCGGCTTCGAAGGACTCGGTGATGGCAACGTATTCTGGAACGTGAGTACCGGCTTTGTACTGATACTTGGCCGCTTCCTGCCTATTATCGGGCCGGTTGCAATTGCAGGTATCATGGCCGCTAAAAAATATGTACCTGAATCAGCTGGTACCTTAAAAACAGATTCCCTGACTTTCGGCGCCATGACTTTTGCAGTAATCGTTATTCTCACTGCATTGTCTTACTTCCCTGCTCTGGCACTGGGTCCTATTGCTGAGTATTTCTCTGTTTATAAATAA